A stretch of bacterium DNA encodes these proteins:
- a CDS encoding CHAT domain-containing protein — protein MRLLITIFLLLSFFSPLRAEETRLQEAHQLFHSGMDHYQRFQYSEAIADWEEAAGIYETLGRAYHLRGTWINLAAVYQELGEMNKSLIYLERVLVQAKAAQNKPAIGEALGRIGYAYYLAGDLDRAATYQWEAADVFSEMGDKRQVVDCLDTLLYIYKARGELTEALKCGERSLKIKQRSGAAAKAIQTLEDLRDLCFSFRQLEKATEYSLAALRLKEKTGDEAAVSAELSSLGMISALAGHLKEAVAYHEQALEIDHRLGKPAQEAATLSNLGTVYTFLNDYQNAFKCQDRSLELDQEAGNESGQASTLSNRALIYQTLEMYPEALSCLEKTLRLASSLFAPGIIKTAHYQKGEIYWREGEYDQAYSSFKLSIEAAESMLKEEDQEAEGSIIGGRTDPYGEMILLLLEMGRPAEAFDFLERAKARKWLEVFNQAQCNSDNELIRKEKALVARIGYLVKQLSAQKAKPKAQHNKDLINTLSEELALAWNDRAEVITRIQMESPELLPLVSIKPTTIKDIQQALDKHTALIEYFVAKEAILVWLIRPDRLVAVSLPVSGQTLAARINRLRTTVIDEYQTEEIGQQLYCDLIDPLKPNLEGIKHLCFIPDGPLDYLPFALLNQEGRYLIEDYQVSYAPSSSLFKRSFDKKQKGGIMAFLNRLFKRDIGQITALSGPDSKSTDREVETVSSIEGRNSTALHQAGREMLEPSLANTSFLHLAVPVRFNLQNRLYTGLVLNQKEEPLRLSEFFGFDLDNLKLLTLTRGNPGASGLVTGQIPALTNSLLYAGAPSVMITLWDSEAGTTLLMMKFYRHLKDMSKAEALRQAQLSTLREYPHPKDWARFVLFGDYR, from the coding sequence ATGAGACTTCTGATAACTATTTTTTTACTATTATCCTTTTTTTCGCCTCTTCGGGCTGAGGAGACACGGCTCCAAGAGGCTCATCAGTTATTCCATTCCGGCATGGATCACTATCAGCGCTTCCAATACTCAGAGGCTATCGCTGACTGGGAGGAAGCAGCCGGGATTTATGAGACCCTCGGACGGGCTTACCACCTAAGGGGAACATGGATCAATTTAGCAGCTGTCTATCAGGAACTGGGAGAGATGAACAAATCACTGATCTATCTGGAGCGGGTTCTGGTTCAGGCTAAGGCGGCCCAAAATAAACCGGCCATTGGAGAAGCCTTAGGGAGGATAGGTTATGCCTATTATCTGGCGGGTGATCTGGACAGGGCCGCCACTTACCAATGGGAAGCGGCTGATGTATTCTCTGAGATGGGAGATAAGCGGCAAGTAGTTGATTGTCTTGATACCCTTCTGTATATTTACAAAGCCAGAGGAGAATTGACGGAGGCGTTAAAATGCGGGGAAAGGTCCCTTAAGATCAAGCAGCGATCCGGAGCTGCCGCCAAGGCCATCCAGACCCTGGAAGATTTGCGGGATCTGTGCTTTTCTTTTAGGCAGCTTGAAAAGGCCACAGAATACAGCCTGGCTGCCCTGCGTCTCAAAGAGAAAACAGGCGATGAAGCCGCAGTTTCGGCTGAGCTTTCTTCACTGGGGATGATTTCTGCCCTGGCCGGCCATCTAAAAGAGGCGGTGGCTTATCATGAACAAGCCCTGGAAATAGACCACCGACTTGGAAAACCTGCTCAAGAAGCCGCTACCCTCTCTAACCTGGGAACGGTTTATACCTTTCTGAATGATTATCAAAATGCCTTTAAATGCCAGGACCGGTCCCTGGAACTTGATCAGGAGGCCGGAAATGAGAGTGGTCAGGCGAGCACCCTGAGCAACCGGGCGCTTATCTATCAGACATTGGAGATGTATCCTGAGGCATTGAGCTGTCTGGAGAAGACTTTGAGGCTGGCTTCTTCCCTCTTTGCGCCCGGGATAATTAAAACCGCCCATTATCAGAAAGGTGAGATCTATTGGCGGGAAGGGGAATATGACCAGGCGTATTCTTCATTTAAACTCTCTATTGAGGCGGCAGAATCCATGCTTAAGGAGGAAGATCAAGAGGCAGAGGGCTCTATTATTGGCGGGCGGACTGATCCTTACGGGGAGATGATCTTACTTCTTCTGGAAATGGGACGGCCGGCTGAGGCATTTGACTTTCTTGAGCGGGCCAAAGCCAGGAAATGGCTGGAGGTCTTTAATCAGGCTCAATGTAATTCAGATAATGAACTTATTAGAAAAGAGAAGGCATTGGTCGCCCGGATAGGCTATCTGGTAAAACAGCTTTCCGCTCAGAAGGCCAAACCAAAAGCTCAACACAACAAAGATCTTATCAACACCCTAAGTGAAGAATTAGCCCTGGCCTGGAATGATCGGGCCGAGGTCATTACCAGGATTCAAATGGAAAGCCCTGAACTTTTGCCCCTGGTAAGCATTAAGCCGACTACCATTAAAGATATTCAGCAGGCTCTTGATAAGCATACCGCCCTTATTGAATATTTTGTAGCCAAAGAGGCCATCCTGGTCTGGCTAATCAGACCGGACAGACTGGTGGCCGTGAGCTTGCCTGTTTCAGGCCAGACGCTTGCAGCCAGAATTAATAGGCTGCGAACAACGGTAATAGATGAGTACCAGACAGAAGAAATCGGGCAACAACTTTATTGTGACCTTATTGATCCCCTTAAGCCAAATCTGGAAGGGATAAAGCATCTCTGCTTTATCCCCGATGGTCCCCTTGACTATCTCCCCTTTGCCCTTCTTAACCAGGAGGGACGCTATCTCATCGAAGATTATCAGGTCTCTTATGCCCCGTCGTCATCCCTTTTTAAGAGGTCCTTCGATAAAAAGCAAAAAGGTGGGATTATGGCTTTTCTCAACCGGCTGTTTAAAAGGGATATAGGACAGATAACGGCTCTGTCGGGTCCTGATTCAAAATCTACGGATAGAGAAGTGGAGACGGTCTCTTCTATTGAAGGCCGGAATTCTACGGCCCTTCACCAAGCCGGCCGGGAAATGCTTGAACCCAGCCTGGCTAATACCTCTTTCCTGCATTTAGCCGTGCCAGTCAGATTCAATCTTCAAAACCGGCTCTATACTGGTTTAGTCTTGAATCAGAAAGAAGAGCCTTTGAGGTTATCCGAATTCTTCGGCTTCGATCTGGATAATCTTAAACTGCTTACCCTGACCAGGGGAAACCCTGGGGCCAGTGGATTGGTCACCGGACAAATTCCAGCCCTAACTAATTCCCTGCTTTATGCTGGCGCTCCTTCGGTTATGATCACTCTCTGGGATTCAGAGGCGGGGACCACTCTTCTGATGATGAAGTTCTATCGCCACCTGAAGGATATGTCTAAAGCCGAAGCCCTGAGGCAAGCCCAACTATCTACCCTTCGGGAATATCCCCATCCCAAAGACTGGGCCCGATTTGTCCTGTTTGGAGACTACCGCTAA
- a CDS encoding 4Fe-4S binding protein has product MAYKITDECVLCGVCMDVCPAGAIKEGEEKYSIDPEACTDCGSCAEVCPSDAIVGPEE; this is encoded by the coding sequence GTGGCCTATAAGATTACTGATGAGTGTGTTCTTTGTGGGGTATGTATGGATGTGTGTCCGGCAGGCGCTATTAAAGAGGGCGAAGAGAAATACTCTATTGATCCCGAAGCCTGCACTGATTGCGGTAGCTGTGCCGAAGTCTGTCCTTCAGATGCTATTGTCGGTCCTGAAGAGTAA
- a CDS encoding DUF6036 family nucleotidyltransferase, with translation MLNEDYRDMLHALSDEKVKFLLVGAYALAAHGYPRATMDIDIWVMPSPQNADAVLRALRRFGAPLHTLTKEDLQKDGIVFQIGVAPRRIDIITAASGLQFEETYGRSLSVNIEGIEVHIPSIDDLIRNKRAVGRTKDLADAEVLESLKTFEQIAPLGKE, from the coding sequence ATGCTGAACGAAGACTACAGAGATATGTTACACGCCTTGTCCGACGAGAAGGTTAAATTCCTTCTCGTCGGTGCCTATGCGCTGGCAGCCCACGGTTATCCCCGGGCTACCATGGATATCGATATTTGGGTCATGCCATCCCCTCAGAACGCTGATGCCGTCCTGCGGGCCTTGCGACGTTTTGGCGCTCCGCTTCACACTCTGACCAAGGAAGATCTTCAAAAGGACGGGATCGTCTTTCAGATCGGCGTTGCCCCAAGGCGAATCGACATCATCACTGCGGCCTCCGGACTTCAGTTTGAGGAGACGTATGGACGGTCACTGTCTGTGAACATCGAGGGAATCGAAGTGCATATTCCGTCGATCGACGATCTAATTCGTAACAAAAGGGCGGTGGGAAGAACCAAAGATTTAGCCGACGCAGAGGTATTGGAATCCTTGAAGACTTTCGAACAAATTGCTCCACTCGGCAAAGAATAG